Part of the Bacteroidales bacterium genome is shown below.
AATATACAAGATCCTCGTTGAGTGTGAGCTTATTGACCACAGCTTTGCAAAAAACTCTGAGACACTCGATTCAGGTTTCTTTGAACTGGATAATCTTCCGGAATTATCTGTTGAAAGAAATACTTACAATCAAATCAAATTATGCTTTGAGGCAAAAAAACATAAACTATTTGAGGCAAAGTTTGATTAAAAATTATAATTTCATTCTTTAAGAACTGACACAGAGAGACACAGAGGCCTTAGACAAGCAAAGGCTTGCACAGAGAGACACAGAGTAATTATTACAGATTTCTCTGTGAAACTCTGTGTATCCTCAGTGTAACTCTGTGTAAATAAGAAAACTACTACAAAAAACGAAAATATGAATAAGAACCTAATTGGATCAACAGGATTAATTTTCTCTTTCTTATTCCTGCCTTTGACTCTCTCCGGACAGATTAAAAACCCGATATTATCAGGAAAAGAGAAAGCCTCTCTCTTCTTCAAACAGACAGAAATGAAAGCAACTTCACCATTCAAAGATCTGAAATGGCAATATATCGGTCCGACCAACATCAGCGGCAGATGCACTGATGTAGAAGCAATCACACCTCACGGGAAAAGTTACACAATATGGGTAGGATCTGCAACCGGGGGTGTTTGGAAATCAGTAAATGAAGGAACTACGTTTGAACCTGTATTTGATGGTATGCCATCTGCTTCAATCGGCGACATTGCGATTGATCCGAATAACCCCGAAGTAGTCTGGGTAGGAACAGGTGAAGCAAATATTTTCAGAAGTTCAAATGCCGGCTGCGGTGTATTCAAAACAACTGACGGAGGTAAGAGCTGGAACCTGACTGGTCTGGAAAATACTTTCACTATCGGACGTATCAGGGTGAATCCCAAAAACTCAGATATTGTTTATGTTGCAGCCACGGGCCATGAATGGACACCAAATGAAGACCGGGGTTTATTTAAGACAACTGACGGAGGAAAGAGCTGGACAAAAATTCTCTATGCAGATGAAAACACCGGCGTTTACGACCTTGTACTCGATCCTAAGGATCCCAATACACTTTATTGCACAACATGGGAACGGATGAGGCTGAAATGGAATGATCCAAGAACTTATGAGACAACAATGAACAACGGTATCTGGAAATCAACCGACGCCGGAAAGAGCTGGAATAAGATCAATGAAGGACTACCTGCTCCTAATATGCGCGGAAGAATAGGCATCGATATAGCTGCTTCAAATCCTAAAGTGCTTTATGCCTATGTTGATAACTACGAAATTGCCAGCAAGGCAAAACCTGGGGAACTGGATTCATATAGCCGACAGAGAAGGGATATAATAAAAGGAGCCACAATTTATCGTACTGATAATGCCGGCGCCAGATGGTCACAGGTAAGTGGTCTTACTGCTGATCAGAAGACATTTATGGAAAGACATTCAGCAACATATGGCTGGGTATTCGGGCAGATTAGGGTCGATCCGAATAATGAAAACATACTTTACACAATGGGAATCCAGCTTAACCAGTCAACTGATGGTGGAAAAACTTTCAAGTCGTTAAGAGGTATGCATGTCGATCATCATGGCTTGTGGATAGATCCTGCAAATTCAGATTATCTTCTTAATGTTCAGGATGGCGGGCTTGCGATATCTTACGACAAAGGCAAAAACTGGAAAATACCAATTACTGAACTACCTCTGGCACAGTTTTATAATGTCGCTTACGACTTTAGTACTCCTTTCAGGGTATTCGGATCGATTCAGGATCATCACAGCTTTTACGGACCTGTCGACCTTAGCAGAGGCAGAGACAGGGTTCCGGCAACTGAATTTAAAAACATTCTGGGAGCAGAAGGAAGTACACATGCTGTCAATCCTGTCGATAATAACACAATCTATTCCAGTACATTCTATGGCGCACTGGCCAGAGCAACAATAAGTGATTATCCGGGAAGCACAAAAGATCTTCTTCCTCAGAGGTTACCGGGCGAGGAGCCTTTAAGGGGTGAATGGGTAGCTCCTTCAGTTATATCAAAACATAATCCTGATATTATCTATCACGGAATGCAGTTCGTTATGAGATCAAGGGATAAAGGAGACACGTGGGAGTTTATCAGTCCCGACCTTTCATACAACGACCCGGCAAAAAGAGGTGATATAAATTACCAGACTATCTCAGTACTTGATGAGTCGCCTTTGCGTTTTGGTCTTCTTTATGCCGGTACTGACGATGGCAGGATCTGGAGAACAAAGGATGAAGGCAAAAGCTGGACAGAGATAAGAAATGGTGCAGTACCTAAGAAATTTGTCTCGAGGATAATAGCATCAGCCTATGAAATTGGAACTGTATATATGACCCAGACAGGCAGAAGAGACGATGATTTTCAGGTATATATATGGAAATCAACTGATTTCGGAGATACATGGCAGGATATATCCGCGAATATACCTGTTGGTCCTGTAAATGTTATCAGGGAAGATCCGGTTAATCCATCCATTCTTTATGTTGGTACCGATGCCGGCGTATTTGTCACAAAAGACGGAGGAAAGAAGTGGGAAGTACTTGGCAACCTGCCGTTTGCATATGTTCATGACCTGACAATTCATCCGAGAGATAATATGATAATTATTGCCACTCATGGACGCGGGATCTGGGTTTTGGATGCCAATCCCATTAATGAGAAAGATAAAAGAGGAAACTACAGGGATTATTATCTGACTGTAGAATAACCTTATAATCAGATTGGTGTAGAGACGCCATGCATGGCGTCTCCACTCAATTAATCAAATACAAATGCTTATCCTTTTTTTCAGTGACCTCACCAATAATTTCAGATTCTGAAAGCCCTGCATTTTTAAGACCACTCAATATTTCAAAAACTTTATCAGCCGGAACGCACATAAGCAATCCGCCTGAAGTCTGGGCGTCAAAGGCAACCATCTTCAGATTATAGTCGAGTCCCTCTCCGACATGAAGGAACTCCTCAACATATTCAAGGTTCCGGAACGAAGCACCCGGAATACATCCTTCATCTGTGAGGTTGTAAACGCTGCCAATCAATGGTACTTTTTTCATGTTCAATCTGATAGAGACATTACTTGCTTTTGCCATCTTAAGAGCATGACCGGCAAGACCAAATCCTGTAATATCAGTTGCTGCCCTGAGGTTATATTTCTTCATAACATCTGCCCCGGACTTATTAAGAAGTTTCATCAGTCTTTTTGCCTCAGCTATATCATTATCAGAGCTTATTCCAAGTCGCTGACCTGCCATAATCACTCCGGTACCTATCGGCTTTGTAAGTATCAGGGAATCTCCGGGCCTGGCGCCTGAATTGGTCAGTACTTTCTTCGGATGTACATACCCGATAACAGCAAGTCCGTACTTTGGAGGAGAATCATCAATTGTATGACCACCAATTATTCTGACACCTGCTTCAGTAGCTTTGTCAAATCCGCCTTTCAGTATTTCTGCATATGCTTCCATAGGAAGCTTACCTGCCGGAAACATCATAATGTTTAGAGCAAGAACAGGATCACCACCCATAGCATAAACATCGCTAATTGAGTTTGCAGCAGCTATTTGGCCAAACTCATAAGGGTCGCTGCAAACGGGAGGAAAAAAGTCGGTTGTAAAAACAAGTGCAAGATCATCATTTACCCTGTAAACACCCGCATCATCATGAGTATCAATATCAACAAGAATATTCGGATCTTCAGGCAGCGGGAGATACTTAAGAAATTCTTCCAGCTGTTTTGGAGAGATCTTTGACGAGCAGCCGCCGTGCTCCACCATCTTTAGCAGATCAACATTTAATTTTTCTGACATATCATGGTTTTATGATATTTCCGGCAGATGCCATAGCCTCGGCAATAACATACATATTGCTCAGAATCCCTGCTCCTGTCTGATCTTCAAGTTTATAGAAATTTACACATGTGGCGCAGAGAAGTAACTCAACTCCCATCTTTTCAAGATCCCTGAGATGATCTATCACCGGTGAACTTTTGGTAACAAGTTTAACACCGCTGTTGTAGAATAATATTTTGCGCGGCAGCTTATCAAGGTCTTTAAGTGCTTTGATAAAATTTGTGATGAGCAGACTACCAAGCTCAGCATCACCCTCACCCATTTTCTCGGAACTTATCACTACAATAAAGTTACCCTGTTCAAAATGGGCAATTGGTGTTTCACAATAGTCTTCTGCTTTTGGATTAAGCAATTCTCCGGTACTCTTAGTAACAATCATCGACCAGACTCCATCTTTTTCGCTAACCTGAAATCCGGTTTTATTATCCTTTAAGAAACGGCTGACATTATTAAATGAAGTAAGATTATCAGTAAGTACAACAAATGAATCTCCAACTGCAGTTTCCTTCAGCGCTCTTTTCGTTGCAATCAACGGGGCAGGACAAAGCTGTCCTTTTGTATCGACAATTCTCATTATATGAAATAAAAATTAGACTGCAAAAGTAGTAAAGAAATGTTGAATTTCGGCTTCACTCAGTTTGATGGAATACTTGCCACCAAGTCTCAAAGGCACAAAGTTACACCAGGCATAGGTCATAATATGATAAACTCTTGGTGATCCCTGGCGTCTTTGTGTCTTGGTGGCAGTTAGATTTTTTGGCAGATTAGAGCGGATACTTATTTGGGAAATATAATATCTTTGATCCTCAAAAAAAACGCCATGAAAAAATTTCTCATTCTGTTAACTGTAGTTTGTCTGTTAATTATTTCACAGTCCGCTAAATCGCAAGAGATAGATTATAAAGCCATTACCGGATCATGGCTGGGAAAGATAAACACAGGTGCTATTGAACTCAGAATTGTTTTTAACATTTCACTTACAGGTAAGGACACTCTTTCTGCAACTCTCGACAGTCCCGATCAGGGGGCAAAAAACATAAAAATGGGGAAAGTCACATACACAGGTGAAACTCTCAGGATTGTTGCACCTATGATGCTGGCCGAGTATAATGGAACAGTAAAAAATGACACGCTGATTGAAGGCACATGGAAGCAGGCAGGTAATTCCCTTCCTCTTAATATTGTTAAGTTAAAGGCTGCTTTTGCAATAAACAGGCCGCAGGAACCGAAAGCACCTTTCCCGTATACGGCTGAAGATGTTACCTTTAATAATGATAAATTCAATATTAAACTCGCTGGTACATTAACCATGCCGGCTGGCAAAGGACCTTTTCCCGCAGTTGTGCTGATAACCGGATCGGGAGCTCAGAACAGGGATGAGGAACTTATGGGACATAAACCATTCCTTGTTATTGCTGATTATCTGACACGTAATGGAATAGCTGTTCTGAGATACGACGACAGAGGAGTTGGAAAATCACAGGGTAGCCCATTTAATGCTACTTCGGCTGATTTCGCAACTGATGCGGAAGCAGCCTTCAACTTCCTCAGAAACAATCCGGATATTAATTCCAAAGCTATTGGATTAATTGGACATAGCGAGGGCGGAATCATTGCACCCATCGTTGCTTCCTCAAATAAAGAGATTGCATTTATTGTTTCACTCGCCGGAACAGGAGTGTCAGGGGAACAGATCATAC
Proteins encoded:
- the yedF gene encoding sulfurtransferase-like selenium metabolism protein YedF; translation: MRIVDTKGQLCPAPLIATKRALKETAVGDSFVVLTDNLTSFNNVSRFLKDNKTGFQVSEKDGVWSMIVTKSTGELLNPKAEDYCETPIAHFEQGNFIVVISSEKMGEGDAELGSLLITNFIKALKDLDKLPRKILFYNSGVKLVTKSSPVIDHLRDLEKMGVELLLCATCVNFYKLEDQTGAGILSNMYVIAEAMASAGNIIKP
- the selD gene encoding selenide, water dikinase SelD; translated protein: MSEKLNVDLLKMVEHGGCSSKISPKQLEEFLKYLPLPEDPNILVDIDTHDDAGVYRVNDDLALVFTTDFFPPVCSDPYEFGQIAAANSISDVYAMGGDPVLALNIMMFPAGKLPMEAYAEILKGGFDKATEAGVRIIGGHTIDDSPPKYGLAVIGYVHPKKVLTNSGARPGDSLILTKPIGTGVIMAGQRLGISSDNDIAEAKRLMKLLNKSGADVMKKYNLRAATDITGFGLAGHALKMAKASNVSIRLNMKKVPLIGSVYNLTDEGCIPGASFRNLEYVEEFLHVGEGLDYNLKMVAFDAQTSGGLLMCVPADKVFEILSGLKNAGLSESEIIGEVTEKKDKHLYLIN
- a CDS encoding alpha/beta hydrolase, with product MKKFLILLTVVCLLIISQSAKSQEIDYKAITGSWLGKINTGAIELRIVFNISLTGKDTLSATLDSPDQGAKNIKMGKVTYTGETLRIVAPMMLAEYNGTVKNDTLIEGTWKQAGNSLPLNIVKLKAAFAINRPQEPKAPFPYTAEDVTFNNDKFNIKLAGTLTMPAGKGPFPAVVLITGSGAQNRDEELMGHKPFLVIADYLTRNGIAVLRYDDRGVGKSQGSPFNATSADFATDAEAAFNFLRNNPDINSKAIGLIGHSEGGIIAPIVASSNKEIAFIVSLAGTGVSGEQIIHAQGADISRASGLDEKEIEENTSVNKKLFSVLKKESDNNKASEKILEEYKQILNKKKASPEETEKSLKQIQSSMNPAGLTWLRYFMFTDPAKFWKKVNCPVLALNGSTDLQVAADVNLPAIEKALKSGGNKNVKTVKLEGLNHLFQHSATGLPSEYGNIEETFSPEALKIISDWISGL